The following coding sequences lie in one Rutidosis leptorrhynchoides isolate AG116_Rl617_1_P2 chromosome 6, CSIRO_AGI_Rlap_v1, whole genome shotgun sequence genomic window:
- the LOC139855830 gene encoding calmodulin-7, with amino-acid sequence MADQLTDDQISEFKEAFSLFDKDGDGCITTKELGTVMRSLGQNPTEAELQDMINEVDADGNGTIDFPEFLNLMARKMKDTDSEEELKEAFRVFDKDQNGFISAAELRHVMTNLGEKLTDEEVDEMIREADVDGDGQINYEEFVKVMMAK; translated from the exons ATGGCCGATCAGCTTACCGAtgatcagatctctgagttcaagGAAGCCTTCAGCCTATTCGATAAGGATGGCGACG GTTGCATCACTACAAAGGAACTTGGAACCGTGATGAGATCACTTGGCCAAAATCCAACAGAAGCTGAACTTCAAGACATGATCAATGAGGTGGACGCAGATGGTAACGGAACCATCGACTTCCCCGAATTTCTAAACCTGATGGCGAGGAAAATGAAGGACACAGACTCCGAGGAGGAATTGAAAGAAGCGTTCAGAGTGTTTGACAAGGATCAGAACGGTTTCATTTCTGCTGCTGAGCTCCGTCACGTGATGACAAATCTCGGTGAGAAGCTTACTGATGAAGAAGTTGATGAAATGATCCGCGAGGCTGATGTTGATGGCGATGGTCAAATCAACTATGAGGAGTTTGTTAAGGTTATGATGGCTAAGTGA
- the LOC139855705 gene encoding probable E3 ubiquitin-protein ligase RHC1A: MEPDRVSSDNRSTHWCYTCRQLVTLVRQHKVCCECGGGFVQELENILTTTTTNANTEEQNQNARSSIMETFSNFFRRQDTQPNNRDQQDIVTEDDNNSMWGPWPIYTGDMPVRIPNNGGIFELFNEVLGFRRENGADFFVGPGVEDFFEQFNVHDQEAPPAVSKSSIDSIPTVKVSKKDTRSDSHCAVCKEKLVLGSSAKKLPCKHLYHSGCISPWLAQVNSCPVCRREVIKSGGSKKGSRLRNGPWSFLWPFGS, from the coding sequence ATGGAGCCGGATAGAGTATCTTCAGATAATAGAAGCACCCACTGGTGCTACACGTGCAGGCAGTTAGTCACCCTCGTACGACAACACAAAGTTTGCTGTGAATGTGGAGGAGGATTTGTTCAAGAACTTGaaaatatactaacaacaacaaccacaaacgCAAACACCGAAGAACAGAATCAAAATGCCAGGTCAAGCATTATGGAAACGTTCTCAAACTTTTTCAGACGACAAGATACTCAACCAAACAATAGAGATCAACAAGACATAGTTACCGAAGATGACAACAATAGTATGTGGGGCCCTTGGCCTATTTATACAGGCGACATGCCAGTTAGGATCCCAAACAATGGTGGAATTTTTGAACTTTTTAACGAGGTACTTGGATTCAGACGAGAAAACGGTGCAGATTTCTTTGTGGGTCCCGGAGTCGAAGATTTTTTTGAACAATTTAATGTTCATGATCAAGAAGCTCCTCCAGCAGTTTCAAAATCGTCAATTGATAGTATCCCTACGGTTAAAGTTTCAAAGAAAGATACACGGTCTGATTCCCATTGTGCTGTTTGTAAAGAGAAACTTGTATTGGGGTCAAGTGCAAAAAAGTTACCTTGTAAACATCTGTATCATTCAGGGTGCATTTCCCCCTGGTTAGCTCAGGTGAATTCGTGCCCAGTTTGTAGGCGTGAGGTGATAAAAAGTGGTGGTAGCAAGAAAGGGAGTCGATTGCGAAATGGTCCATGGTCTTTTTTGTGGCCTTTCGGATCATGA
- the LOC139855704 gene encoding transcription elongation factor SPT6 homolog isoform X1 — protein sequence MAGNTVLSDDEDENEIEVEEDDREEPEGDTVDPEERDDEEDEEDEEGEDEYEKDGFIVDEVDDDDQDEEEEDRADSDEEKQRKKKRKKRESEKNFVLDDDDYELLEHNVGFRRPKVESKKFKRLKKARADADEGQSGFSDEEEFDGTGKSGRSAEDKIKRSLFDDDEGPPLEDIAEDDQREEEEDGDIGEDEEEDEMADFIVDEEEVDEHGEPTRRRKVNKKKSRQAPGVSSTELQEAHDIFGDVDELLRQRKLGLERINRYEETGERRLEDEFEPIILSEKYMTENDDRIREIDIPERMQVSEESTGPPPTDGMSIDEESNWILNQLVHDRGVLKKDIVRFLELMHVQKLDVPFIAMYRKEECQSLFREAESQANKADQNNPEKKPTIRWHKVLWTISELDKKWLVLQKRKSSLQLYYSKRFEEERSIYDETRLHLNQKLFESITKSLKVAESEREIDDVDSKFYLHFPPGDAVIDEGQFKRPKRKSQYSICSKSGLWEVATKFGYSSEEFGLLISLEQMRRDELEDAKETPIEVALRFTCAMFENPEAVLRGARHMAAIEISCEPCVRRHVRSIFMDNAVVSTTPTADGSASIDSHHQFAGIEWLKDKPLTKFVDAQWLLIQKAEEEKLIQVSVKLPAFVHKKLIDDAHEYYLSEGVSKSAQLWNEQRKQIIKDAFDGLLLPSMAKEARALLTSRAKNCLLMEYGRRLWDKVSVAPYQKKEHDVNTSDDYEAAPRVMACCWGPGKPATTFVMLDSFGEVVDVLYAGSLSIRGQSPNDQQRKKHDQQRLVKFMTDHQPNVVVLGAVNLSCARLKEDIYEIIFKIVEDNPRDVGLEMDGLSIVYADETLPHLYENSRISSDQLQPQPGIVRRAVALGRYLQNPLAMVATLCGPAKEILSWKLNPLESFLTADEKYGMVEQVMVDATNQVGLDVNLAISHEWLFAPLQFISGLGPRKAASLQRSLVRASSIYTRKDLLTHGLGKKVFVNAVGFLRVRRSGNAASSSQFIDLLDDTRIHPESYGLAQELAKDMYIEDAGDDVNEDEDMLEMAIEHVRENPNLLKSLEVDNYARSKKHENKKDTLNHIRLELIQGFQDWRKPYSGPNADEEFYMLSGETEETLSEGKIVQATVRRVQPQRAVCVLESGVSGMLFKEDYSDDRRDDDLTERLNEGDILTCMIKSIQKNRHQVFLSCRDSDLRSDRSQNYKNIDVYYHEDRDNSETEKEKARKAKQLAKKHFKSRMIVHPRFQNITADEAMEMLSVKEPGESIIRPSSRGPSYLTLTLKIYDGIYAHKDIIEGGKENKDITSMLRLGKMLKIGDDVFEDLDEVMDRYVDPLVTHLKTMIGYRKFKDGGKSEVDEYLRKEKTENPSRIVYAFGISHEHPGTFILTYIRSSNPHHEYIGLYPKGFKFRKKMFEEIDRLVAYFQRHIDDSLEAGPSIRSVAAMVPMRSPAPGASGGGSNHDGGYRGSSGDRERTSTPSSRSGRSDYRNGGSHESHPSGVPRPYGGGGRGRGRGSYRHQGNEGGSDRSKVVEDEWKDRDHRGGGGHGGSNGSKRVQSHAGGSSAGWSSGW from the exons ATGAGAATGAGATTGAAGTTGAGGAAGACGATAGGGAAGAGCCTGAAGGTGATACAGTTGATCCAGAAGAACGTGACGATGAGGAAGACGAAGAAGACG AAGAAGGAGAAGATGAGTATGAGAAAGATGGTTTTATAGTGGACGAAGTAGATGACGATGATCAGGATGAAGAGGAAGAAGATAGGGCGGATAGTGATGAGGAGAAACAacggaagaagaaaagaaaaaaaag AGAATCAGAGAAGAACTTTGTTCTGGATGATGATGACTACGAGCTACTTGAACATAATGTTGGCTTTCGACGTCCAAAAGTT GAGAGTAAAAAGTTCAAAAGACTAAAGAAAGCAAGGGCTGATGCCGACGAAGGACAGTCTGGATTTTCTGACGAGGAGGAATTTGACGGAACTGGGAAGAGTGGGCGAAGTGCAGAGGACAAGATCAAACGTAGTTTATTCGATGATGATGAGG GTCCACCTTTAGAGGATATTGCTGAAGATGATCAGCgtgaagaggaagaagatggtgacattggggaagatgaagaagaagatgaaatggCTGACTTCATTGTAGATGAAGAGGAGGTTGATGAACATGGAGAACCAACAAG GAGGAGGAAGGTTAATAAGAAAAAATCCAGGCAGGCCCCAGGGGTCTCGTCTACTGAATTGCAGGAGGCTCATGACATATTTGGTGATGTGGATGAGCTCTTGAGGCAACGCAAATTAGGGCTCGAAAGGATTAACAGGTATGAAGAAACGGGCGAAAGGAGGCTTGAAGATGAATTTGAACCCATTATTCTTTCTGAGAAGTACATGACTGAGAATGATGATCGTATTCGTGAGATAGATATTCCTGAAAGAATGCAG GTCTCTGAGGAGAGCACTGGTCCACCTCCAACAGATGGAATGAGTATCGATGAGGAGAGTAATTGGATTCTCAATCAACTTGTGCATGACCGGGGAGTACTTAAAAAGGATATCGTTAGGTTTTTGGAACTTATGCACGTTCAGAAATTAGAT GTACCATTTATTGCTATGTACAGGAAGGAGGAGTGCCAGAGCCTTTTTAGGGAGGCAGAGTCACAAGCAAACAAGGCGGATCAAAATAACCCTGAAAAGAAACCCACGATAAGGTGGCACAAG GTACTTTGGACTATCTCAGAGTTAGACAAAAAATGGTTAGTTCTTCAAAAACGTAAAAGCTCTCTACAGTTGTACTACAGCAAGCGCTTTGAAGAAGAACGAAGTATCTACGATGAAACTCGCCTTCATTTGAATCAGAAGTTATTTGAATCAATTACAAAGTCTCTCAAAGTTGCCGAGTCCGAAAGAGAAATCGATGATGTCGATTCGAAATTTTACTTGCACTTCCCACCTGGCGATGCTGTTATAGATGAAGGACAGTTCAAGAGACCCAAAAGGAAATCACAGTATAGCATTTGTAGTAAATCTGGACTTTGGGAGGTTGCTACCAAATTTGGCTATAGCTCTGAAGAGTTTGGATTGCTAATTTCTCTTGAACAAATG AGGAGGGATGAATTAGAAGATGCAAAGGAAACCCCAATAGAGGTGGCATTAAGATTTACGTGTGCAATGTTTGAAAATCCTGAGGCTGTCCTCAGAGGCGCTAGGCACATG GCAGCAATTGAGATTAGCTGTGAGCCTTGTGTAAGAAGACACGTTCGTAGTATCTTCATGGATAATGCAGTGGTATCCACAACTCCAACTGCCGATGGCAGTGCATCGATAGACTCGCATCATCAATTTGCAGGGATCGAATGGTTAAAGGACAAGCCATTGACAAAATTTGTTGATGCACAATGGCTTCTTATTCAAAAAGCCGAAGAGGAGAAACTTATCCAAGTGTCTGTAAAGCTTCCAGCTTTTGTCCATAAAAAGTTAATTGATGATGCTCACGAATATTATCTTAGTGAGGGGGTGAGTAAATCAGCTCAGTTATGGAATGAACAAAGAAAGCAGATTATAAAAGATGCCTTTGATGGTTTGCTTTTACCTTCAATGGCAAAAGAGGCACGGGCCTTGTTGACTAGTAGAGCAAAAAACTGTTTACTTATGGAATATGGAAGACGATTATGGGATAAAGTGTCTGTAGCACCTTATCAAAAGAAGGAACATGATGTTAATACTTCAGATGATTATGAAGCTGCACCACGCGTGATGGCATGCTGTTGGGGCCCAGGGAAGCCTGCAACGACATTTGTGATGTTGGATTCGTTTGGAGAAGTTGTTGATGTTCTTTATGCTGGTTCTTTAAGCATACGCGGTCAAAGTCCTAATGATCAGCAACGGAAAAAGCACGATCAACAACGTCTTGTTAAATTCATGACGGATCACCAGCCTAATGTTGTTGTTCTTGGTGCTGTTAATTTGTCTTGTGCTAGGCTCAAAGAGGATATATATGAG ATCATTTTCAAGATAGTTGAAGATAATCCAAGAGATGTCGGGCTTGAAATGGATGGCCTTAGTATTGTATACGCTGATGAGACTCTCCCACACTTGTATGAAAATTCTCGTATATCTTCCGACCAGCTTCAACCTCAACCTG GCATTGTTAGGCGTGCTGTGGCTCTTGGGCGTTACCTTCAAAATCCACTGGCAATGGTTGCTACCTTATGTGGACCCGCAAAGGAGATTTTATCCTGGAAACTTAATCCCTTAGAAAGCTTTTTAACCGCCGATGAAAAATACGGCATGGTTGAACAAGTTATGGTAGATGCCACTAACCAAGTAGGTCTCGACGTAAATTTAGCCATAAGTCACGAATGGTTATTCGCACCTCTGCAGTTCATTTCGGGCCTCGGGCCCAGAAAAGCTGCTTCCTTGCAAAGATCCTTAGTTCGAGCTAGCTCAATATACACCCGTAAAGATCTCTTGACCCATGGACTTGGCAAAAAAGTGTTTGTAAATGCGGTTGGGTTTTTACGTGTTCGACGGAGCGGAAATGCTGCTAGTAGTAGTCAATTCATTGACTTGTTGGATGATACGAGAATCCACCCTGAATCGTATGGTCTTGCACAGGAGTTGGCTAAAGATATGTACATTGAAGATGCAGGAGATGATGTAAACGAGGATGAAGATATGCTTGAAATGGCAATCGAGCATGTGAGAGAAAACCCTAATTTATTGAAGAGTCTTGAGGTTGATAATTATGCAAGATCAAAGAAACATGAAAATAAAAAAGACACTCTTAACCATATACGATTGGAGTTGATACAAGGTTTTCAAGACTGGCGAAAACCGTATTCTGGACCAAATGCTGACGAAGAGTTTTATATGCTTTCTGGGGAAACAGAGGAAACACTTTCTGAGGGTAAAATTGTCCAAGCAACTGTTCGTAGGGTTCAACCCCAACGAGCTGTATGCGTTCTTGAGTCGGGTGTGTCTGGTATGCTTTTTAAAGAAGATTATAGTGATGACCGAAGGGACGATGATTTGACCGAGAGGTTAAACGAAGGTGATATTTTAACTTGCATGATAAAGTCAATTCAGAAAAATAGGCATCAGGTTTTCTTAAGTTGTAGAGATAGTGATTTAAGAAGTGACCGGTCTCAAAACTATAAAAACATCGATGTCTATTATCATGAAGACCGTGATAATTCAGAAACTGAAAAAGAAAAAGCTCGTAAAGCTAAACAATTGGCGAAGAAGCATTTCAAGTCACGGATGATTGTTCATCCTCGGTTTCAGAATATCACAGCTGATGAAGCAATGGAG ATGCTGTCTGTTAAGGAACCTGGCGAGAGTATAATTCGTCCTAGCTCTCGTGGGCCCTCGTACTTAACCTTGACACTCAAAATCTATGACGGTATTTACGCTCACAAAGACATTATTGAAGGCGGAAAGGAGAATAAGGACATTACAAGTATGCTACGTCTTGGAAAAATGCTAAAAATTGGAGATGATGTATTTGAAGATCTGGATGAG GTAATGGACCGTTACGTGGATCCCTTGGTAACTCACTTAAAGACAATGATTGGTTACCGTAAGTTTAAAGATGGGGGGAAATCAGAAGTTGATGAATATCTAAGAAAAGAAAAAACTGAGAATCCATCAAGAATCGTGTATGCTTTTGGTATATCTCATGAACATCCAGGCACATTTATCTTAACATACATAAGGAGTTCAAATCCACATCATGAGTATATCGGTTTGTATCCAAAGGGGTTTAAATTTCGCAAGAAGATGTTTGAGGAAATAGACAGACTTGTGGCATATTTTCAGCGGCACATTGATGATTCGCTTGAAGCAGGACCATCAATCCGCTCAGTTGCGGCCATGGTGCCAATGCGCAGCCCTGCACCTGGTGCCTCTGGTGGTGGTTCCAACCATGATGGTGGCTATAGAGGGTCGTCGGGAGATCGAGAAAGAACATCGACTCCTAGCTCTAGAAGCG GTAGAAGCGATTACAGGAACGGAGGCAGTCATGAGTCACATCCAAGTGGTGTGCCGAGGCCTTATGGTGGTGGTGGGCGGGGCAGAGGACGAGGGTCATACCGTCACCAGGGAAATGAAGGCGGAAGTGATAGGTCGAAGGTCGTTGAAGATGAGTGGAAGGATAGGGATCATCGTGGTGGTGGTGGCCATGGCGGTAGTAATGGCAGCAAGAGAGTGCAATCACATGCAGGAGGAAGTAGTGCAGGGTGGTCTAGTGGGTGGTAG
- the LOC139855704 gene encoding transcription elongation factor SPT6 homolog isoform X2: protein MTMIRMKRKKIGRIVMRRNNGRRKEKKRESEKNFVLDDDDYELLEHNVGFRRPKVESKKFKRLKKARADADEGQSGFSDEEEFDGTGKSGRSAEDKIKRSLFDDDEGPPLEDIAEDDQREEEEDGDIGEDEEEDEMADFIVDEEEVDEHGEPTRRRKVNKKKSRQAPGVSSTELQEAHDIFGDVDELLRQRKLGLERINRYEETGERRLEDEFEPIILSEKYMTENDDRIREIDIPERMQVSEESTGPPPTDGMSIDEESNWILNQLVHDRGVLKKDIVRFLELMHVQKLDVPFIAMYRKEECQSLFREAESQANKADQNNPEKKPTIRWHKVLWTISELDKKWLVLQKRKSSLQLYYSKRFEEERSIYDETRLHLNQKLFESITKSLKVAESEREIDDVDSKFYLHFPPGDAVIDEGQFKRPKRKSQYSICSKSGLWEVATKFGYSSEEFGLLISLEQMRRDELEDAKETPIEVALRFTCAMFENPEAVLRGARHMAAIEISCEPCVRRHVRSIFMDNAVVSTTPTADGSASIDSHHQFAGIEWLKDKPLTKFVDAQWLLIQKAEEEKLIQVSVKLPAFVHKKLIDDAHEYYLSEGVSKSAQLWNEQRKQIIKDAFDGLLLPSMAKEARALLTSRAKNCLLMEYGRRLWDKVSVAPYQKKEHDVNTSDDYEAAPRVMACCWGPGKPATTFVMLDSFGEVVDVLYAGSLSIRGQSPNDQQRKKHDQQRLVKFMTDHQPNVVVLGAVNLSCARLKEDIYEIIFKIVEDNPRDVGLEMDGLSIVYADETLPHLYENSRISSDQLQPQPGIVRRAVALGRYLQNPLAMVATLCGPAKEILSWKLNPLESFLTADEKYGMVEQVMVDATNQVGLDVNLAISHEWLFAPLQFISGLGPRKAASLQRSLVRASSIYTRKDLLTHGLGKKVFVNAVGFLRVRRSGNAASSSQFIDLLDDTRIHPESYGLAQELAKDMYIEDAGDDVNEDEDMLEMAIEHVRENPNLLKSLEVDNYARSKKHENKKDTLNHIRLELIQGFQDWRKPYSGPNADEEFYMLSGETEETLSEGKIVQATVRRVQPQRAVCVLESGVSGMLFKEDYSDDRRDDDLTERLNEGDILTCMIKSIQKNRHQVFLSCRDSDLRSDRSQNYKNIDVYYHEDRDNSETEKEKARKAKQLAKKHFKSRMIVHPRFQNITADEAMEMLSVKEPGESIIRPSSRGPSYLTLTLKIYDGIYAHKDIIEGGKENKDITSMLRLGKMLKIGDDVFEDLDEVMDRYVDPLVTHLKTMIGYRKFKDGGKSEVDEYLRKEKTENPSRIVYAFGISHEHPGTFILTYIRSSNPHHEYIGLYPKGFKFRKKMFEEIDRLVAYFQRHIDDSLEAGPSIRSVAAMVPMRSPAPGASGGGSNHDGGYRGSSGDRERTSTPSSRSGRSDYRNGGSHESHPSGVPRPYGGGGRGRGRGSYRHQGNEGGSDRSKVVEDEWKDRDHRGGGGHGGSNGSKRVQSHAGGSSAGWSSGW from the exons ATGACGATGATCAGGATGAAGAGGAAGAAGATAGGGCGGATAGTGATGAGGAGAAACAacggaagaagaaaagaaaaaaaa AGAGAATCAGAGAAGAACTTTGTTCTGGATGATGATGACTACGAGCTACTTGAACATAATGTTGGCTTTCGACGTCCAAAAGTT GAGAGTAAAAAGTTCAAAAGACTAAAGAAAGCAAGGGCTGATGCCGACGAAGGACAGTCTGGATTTTCTGACGAGGAGGAATTTGACGGAACTGGGAAGAGTGGGCGAAGTGCAGAGGACAAGATCAAACGTAGTTTATTCGATGATGATGAGG GTCCACCTTTAGAGGATATTGCTGAAGATGATCAGCgtgaagaggaagaagatggtgacattggggaagatgaagaagaagatgaaatggCTGACTTCATTGTAGATGAAGAGGAGGTTGATGAACATGGAGAACCAACAAG GAGGAGGAAGGTTAATAAGAAAAAATCCAGGCAGGCCCCAGGGGTCTCGTCTACTGAATTGCAGGAGGCTCATGACATATTTGGTGATGTGGATGAGCTCTTGAGGCAACGCAAATTAGGGCTCGAAAGGATTAACAGGTATGAAGAAACGGGCGAAAGGAGGCTTGAAGATGAATTTGAACCCATTATTCTTTCTGAGAAGTACATGACTGAGAATGATGATCGTATTCGTGAGATAGATATTCCTGAAAGAATGCAG GTCTCTGAGGAGAGCACTGGTCCACCTCCAACAGATGGAATGAGTATCGATGAGGAGAGTAATTGGATTCTCAATCAACTTGTGCATGACCGGGGAGTACTTAAAAAGGATATCGTTAGGTTTTTGGAACTTATGCACGTTCAGAAATTAGAT GTACCATTTATTGCTATGTACAGGAAGGAGGAGTGCCAGAGCCTTTTTAGGGAGGCAGAGTCACAAGCAAACAAGGCGGATCAAAATAACCCTGAAAAGAAACCCACGATAAGGTGGCACAAG GTACTTTGGACTATCTCAGAGTTAGACAAAAAATGGTTAGTTCTTCAAAAACGTAAAAGCTCTCTACAGTTGTACTACAGCAAGCGCTTTGAAGAAGAACGAAGTATCTACGATGAAACTCGCCTTCATTTGAATCAGAAGTTATTTGAATCAATTACAAAGTCTCTCAAAGTTGCCGAGTCCGAAAGAGAAATCGATGATGTCGATTCGAAATTTTACTTGCACTTCCCACCTGGCGATGCTGTTATAGATGAAGGACAGTTCAAGAGACCCAAAAGGAAATCACAGTATAGCATTTGTAGTAAATCTGGACTTTGGGAGGTTGCTACCAAATTTGGCTATAGCTCTGAAGAGTTTGGATTGCTAATTTCTCTTGAACAAATG AGGAGGGATGAATTAGAAGATGCAAAGGAAACCCCAATAGAGGTGGCATTAAGATTTACGTGTGCAATGTTTGAAAATCCTGAGGCTGTCCTCAGAGGCGCTAGGCACATG GCAGCAATTGAGATTAGCTGTGAGCCTTGTGTAAGAAGACACGTTCGTAGTATCTTCATGGATAATGCAGTGGTATCCACAACTCCAACTGCCGATGGCAGTGCATCGATAGACTCGCATCATCAATTTGCAGGGATCGAATGGTTAAAGGACAAGCCATTGACAAAATTTGTTGATGCACAATGGCTTCTTATTCAAAAAGCCGAAGAGGAGAAACTTATCCAAGTGTCTGTAAAGCTTCCAGCTTTTGTCCATAAAAAGTTAATTGATGATGCTCACGAATATTATCTTAGTGAGGGGGTGAGTAAATCAGCTCAGTTATGGAATGAACAAAGAAAGCAGATTATAAAAGATGCCTTTGATGGTTTGCTTTTACCTTCAATGGCAAAAGAGGCACGGGCCTTGTTGACTAGTAGAGCAAAAAACTGTTTACTTATGGAATATGGAAGACGATTATGGGATAAAGTGTCTGTAGCACCTTATCAAAAGAAGGAACATGATGTTAATACTTCAGATGATTATGAAGCTGCACCACGCGTGATGGCATGCTGTTGGGGCCCAGGGAAGCCTGCAACGACATTTGTGATGTTGGATTCGTTTGGAGAAGTTGTTGATGTTCTTTATGCTGGTTCTTTAAGCATACGCGGTCAAAGTCCTAATGATCAGCAACGGAAAAAGCACGATCAACAACGTCTTGTTAAATTCATGACGGATCACCAGCCTAATGTTGTTGTTCTTGGTGCTGTTAATTTGTCTTGTGCTAGGCTCAAAGAGGATATATATGAG ATCATTTTCAAGATAGTTGAAGATAATCCAAGAGATGTCGGGCTTGAAATGGATGGCCTTAGTATTGTATACGCTGATGAGACTCTCCCACACTTGTATGAAAATTCTCGTATATCTTCCGACCAGCTTCAACCTCAACCTG GCATTGTTAGGCGTGCTGTGGCTCTTGGGCGTTACCTTCAAAATCCACTGGCAATGGTTGCTACCTTATGTGGACCCGCAAAGGAGATTTTATCCTGGAAACTTAATCCCTTAGAAAGCTTTTTAACCGCCGATGAAAAATACGGCATGGTTGAACAAGTTATGGTAGATGCCACTAACCAAGTAGGTCTCGACGTAAATTTAGCCATAAGTCACGAATGGTTATTCGCACCTCTGCAGTTCATTTCGGGCCTCGGGCCCAGAAAAGCTGCTTCCTTGCAAAGATCCTTAGTTCGAGCTAGCTCAATATACACCCGTAAAGATCTCTTGACCCATGGACTTGGCAAAAAAGTGTTTGTAAATGCGGTTGGGTTTTTACGTGTTCGACGGAGCGGAAATGCTGCTAGTAGTAGTCAATTCATTGACTTGTTGGATGATACGAGAATCCACCCTGAATCGTATGGTCTTGCACAGGAGTTGGCTAAAGATATGTACATTGAAGATGCAGGAGATGATGTAAACGAGGATGAAGATATGCTTGAAATGGCAATCGAGCATGTGAGAGAAAACCCTAATTTATTGAAGAGTCTTGAGGTTGATAATTATGCAAGATCAAAGAAACATGAAAATAAAAAAGACACTCTTAACCATATACGATTGGAGTTGATACAAGGTTTTCAAGACTGGCGAAAACCGTATTCTGGACCAAATGCTGACGAAGAGTTTTATATGCTTTCTGGGGAAACAGAGGAAACACTTTCTGAGGGTAAAATTGTCCAAGCAACTGTTCGTAGGGTTCAACCCCAACGAGCTGTATGCGTTCTTGAGTCGGGTGTGTCTGGTATGCTTTTTAAAGAAGATTATAGTGATGACCGAAGGGACGATGATTTGACCGAGAGGTTAAACGAAGGTGATATTTTAACTTGCATGATAAAGTCAATTCAGAAAAATAGGCATCAGGTTTTCTTAAGTTGTAGAGATAGTGATTTAAGAAGTGACCGGTCTCAAAACTATAAAAACATCGATGTCTATTATCATGAAGACCGTGATAATTCAGAAACTGAAAAAGAAAAAGCTCGTAAAGCTAAACAATTGGCGAAGAAGCATTTCAAGTCACGGATGATTGTTCATCCTCGGTTTCAGAATATCACAGCTGATGAAGCAATGGAG ATGCTGTCTGTTAAGGAACCTGGCGAGAGTATAATTCGTCCTAGCTCTCGTGGGCCCTCGTACTTAACCTTGACACTCAAAATCTATGACGGTATTTACGCTCACAAAGACATTATTGAAGGCGGAAAGGAGAATAAGGACATTACAAGTATGCTACGTCTTGGAAAAATGCTAAAAATTGGAGATGATGTATTTGAAGATCTGGATGAG GTAATGGACCGTTACGTGGATCCCTTGGTAACTCACTTAAAGACAATGATTGGTTACCGTAAGTTTAAAGATGGGGGGAAATCAGAAGTTGATGAATATCTAAGAAAAGAAAAAACTGAGAATCCATCAAGAATCGTGTATGCTTTTGGTATATCTCATGAACATCCAGGCACATTTATCTTAACATACATAAGGAGTTCAAATCCACATCATGAGTATATCGGTTTGTATCCAAAGGGGTTTAAATTTCGCAAGAAGATGTTTGAGGAAATAGACAGACTTGTGGCATATTTTCAGCGGCACATTGATGATTCGCTTGAAGCAGGACCATCAATCCGCTCAGTTGCGGCCATGGTGCCAATGCGCAGCCCTGCACCTGGTGCCTCTGGTGGTGGTTCCAACCATGATGGTGGCTATAGAGGGTCGTCGGGAGATCGAGAAAGAACATCGACTCCTAGCTCTAGAAGCG GTAGAAGCGATTACAGGAACGGAGGCAGTCATGAGTCACATCCAAGTGGTGTGCCGAGGCCTTATGGTGGTGGTGGGCGGGGCAGAGGACGAGGGTCATACCGTCACCAGGGAAATGAAGGCGGAAGTGATAGGTCGAAGGTCGTTGAAGATGAGTGGAAGGATAGGGATCATCGTGGTGGTGGTGGCCATGGCGGTAGTAATGGCAGCAAGAGAGTGCAATCACATGCAGGAGGAAGTAGTGCAGGGTGGTCTAGTGGGTGGTAG